The following proteins are encoded in a genomic region of Cyanobacteriota bacterium:
- a CDS encoding ABC transporter: protein MDVVIKYSRFVVWIGPSLVAMGVSAGAISGSWGVVPVALIGVGTFLTIFYLVLAVIASPDFWRRRSTQASADAIVATLSVL, encoded by the coding sequence ATGGACGTGGTAATCAAGTATTCCCGATTTGTGGTCTGGATTGGCCCTAGTTTAGTAGCCATGGGTGTTTCTGCTGGCGCTATCTCTGGCAGTTGGGGTGTAGTTCCCGTGGCGCTCATTGGTGTAGGCACATTTTTGACTATTTTCTACCTAGTGCTTGCTGTGATAGCTTCACCTGACTTTTGGCGACGACGCTCCACCCAAGCCAGCGCCGACGCGATCGTGGCTACCCTGTCTGTCTTGC
- a CDS encoding ABC transporter permease, which yields MKIIMGNITAIYRKELQSYFASPLAYGIAGVFWLLTGIFFAWILQRDIAFAQQGVFQGQAVDVPTLVLQDFLGTTGFISLFILPILSMGLYAEERKQGTLELLATSPITNWAVALGKLLGVVTFFVTMLVPVYTYVTIVLLASTPPFPPGVMLLGYASLILMAAATLSLGMFVSSLTSSTLLAGVLSFALVFGLWVLEIVAQGLTGSLGEILRHLSLLKHYANLLQGILDTSSLLMFGTYMVLGVFLTAQSIEALRFQRS from the coding sequence ATGAAAATCATCATGGGTAATATCACAGCAATTTATCGGAAAGAATTGCAAAGTTATTTTGCATCACCCCTAGCCTATGGAATTGCAGGCGTTTTTTGGCTACTCACAGGCATCTTTTTTGCCTGGATCTTACAGCGAGACATTGCCTTTGCTCAACAGGGAGTCTTTCAGGGGCAAGCCGTGGATGTACCTACCCTGGTTCTACAGGATTTCTTGGGAACTACAGGGTTCATCTCTCTGTTCATCCTCCCCATCCTGTCCATGGGGCTATATGCCGAGGAGCGTAAGCAAGGCACCTTAGAATTATTGGCAACGTCACCAATCACTAACTGGGCAGTGGCCTTAGGCAAGCTATTGGGAGTCGTCACGTTTTTTGTCACCATGCTGGTACCTGTTTACACCTATGTAACGATCGTCCTCCTCGCTTCGACTCCACCGTTTCCACCGGGTGTCATGCTGTTAGGCTATGCCTCCCTAATTTTGATGGCAGCGGCCACTCTGTCCTTGGGGATGTTTGTCTCCTCTCTTACCAGTAGCACCCTCCTAGCTGGCGTACTTAGCTTCGCTCTAGTATTTGGTCTATGGGTACTGGAAATTGTTGCCCAAGGGTTAACGGGCAGCCTTGGCGAAATTCTACGTCATTTGTCCCTGCTAAAGCACTATGCCAATCTGCTCCAGGGCATTTTGGATACCAGTAGCTTGCTGATGTTTGGCACCTACATGGTACTAGGGGTGTTTCTCACCGCCCAGTCGATCGAGGCACTCCGCTTCCAGCGGTCATAA